From a region of the Pseudomonas fulva 12-X genome:
- a CDS encoding HPr family phosphocarrier protein, with protein sequence MPAREITIINKLGLHARAAAKFVGVAGRFPCQIKIGRSAEAMVDGKSIMAVMMLAAGKGTNVHLLTEGEREDEAMQALVDLINNYFDEGE encoded by the coding sequence ATGCCCGCCCGTGAAATCACCATCATCAACAAGCTAGGCCTGCACGCCCGGGCAGCTGCCAAGTTCGTCGGCGTCGCGGGGCGCTTTCCGTGCCAGATCAAGATTGGTCGTAGCGCCGAAGCGATGGTCGACGGCAAGAGCATCATGGCGGTGATGATGTTGGCCGCTGGCAAGGGCACCAATGTGCACCTGCTGACCGAGGGCGAGCGGGAAGACGAGGCGATGCAGGCGCTGGTCGATCTGATCAACAATTACTTCGACGAAGGCGAGTAA
- a CDS encoding superoxide dismutase, translating to MPYSLPALPYAYDALEPHIDAQTMEIHHSKHHQTYVNNLNAALEGNPLGELPVEELLTRLKEVPEDKRGAVINNGGGHANHSLFWTVMSTSGGGEPQGELKAAIDSQLGGYEAFKDAFTKAALTRFGSGWAWLSVTPEKTLVVESTGNQDSPLMNGNTPILGLDVWEHAYYLRYQNRRPEYIGAFYNVVNWAEVARRYQTALA from the coding sequence ATGCCGTACAGCCTGCCTGCCTTGCCCTATGCCTATGACGCCCTGGAGCCGCATATCGATGCGCAAACCATGGAAATCCACCACAGCAAGCATCACCAGACTTACGTCAACAACCTCAATGCCGCGCTGGAAGGCAACCCGCTCGGTGAGCTGCCGGTCGAAGAGCTGCTGACCCGCCTCAAGGAGGTGCCGGAAGACAAGCGTGGCGCGGTGATCAACAACGGTGGCGGACACGCCAACCACTCGCTGTTCTGGACGGTGATGAGCACCAGCGGCGGCGGCGAGCCCCAAGGCGAACTGAAAGCCGCCATCGACAGCCAGTTGGGCGGCTACGAGGCCTTCAAGGACGCCTTCACCAAGGCGGCACTGACCCGCTTCGGCAGCGGCTGGGCCTGGCTCAGCGTTACGCCAGAGAAGACGCTGGTGGTCGAGAGCACCGGCAACCAGGACAGCCCTCTGATGAACGGCAACACGCCGATTCTCGGCCTGGATGTGTGGGAGCACGCCTATTACCTGCGTTACCAGAATCGTCGCCCGGAATACATCGGTGCGTTCTACAACGTGGTGAACTGGGCGGAGGTCGCCCGTCGCTATCAGACCGCGTTGGCTTGA
- the fumC gene encoding class II fumarate hydratase FumC — MNNSHSDTRIERDSMGELAVPAEALYGAQTQRAVNNFPVSGQAMPEAFIRALILAKAAAARANVDLEQILPAQGDAIVAACQQLLAEEFMQHFPVDVFQTGSGTSSNMNANEVIATLATRILGEPINPNDHVNCGQSSNDIIPTTIHVSAAIEVSEKLLPALGHLLEVLCNKSLAVQPYVKTGRTHLMDAMPVRMSQVLDGWAQQIQANIQLLTGLLPALQALAQGGTAVGTGINAHPRFAELFCQELNALTGRQFTPGSNFFALIGSQDTAVALSGQLKTTAVSLMKIANDLRWMNSGPLAGLSEIELEALQPGSSIMPGKVNPVIPEATAMVAAQVIGNDAAIAVAGQSGNFELNVMLPVIAHNLLGSIELLANVSRLLADRAIASFKVNEPKLKEALGRNPILVTALNPLIGYQKAAEIAKKAYREGRPIIDVAEEMTELGRAELEQLLNPERLTEGGL; from the coding sequence ATGAATAATTCCCACAGCGACACCCGTATCGAGCGCGACAGCATGGGTGAGCTGGCTGTGCCCGCCGAGGCTCTGTATGGCGCCCAAACCCAGCGTGCGGTCAATAACTTCCCGGTGTCGGGGCAGGCCATGCCCGAAGCGTTCATCCGCGCGCTGATATTGGCCAAGGCCGCTGCTGCCCGCGCCAACGTCGATCTGGAGCAGATCCTGCCGGCTCAGGGCGATGCCATCGTCGCCGCCTGCCAGCAATTACTGGCCGAAGAATTCATGCAGCACTTTCCGGTGGACGTGTTCCAGACCGGTTCGGGCACCAGTTCCAACATGAACGCCAACGAGGTGATCGCCACCCTGGCCACGCGCATTCTGGGCGAGCCGATCAACCCCAACGACCACGTCAACTGCGGCCAGAGCAGCAACGACATCATCCCCACCACCATTCACGTCAGTGCCGCCATCGAGGTCAGTGAAAAGCTGCTGCCGGCGCTCGGGCATCTGCTCGAAGTGCTGTGCAACAAGTCCCTGGCGGTGCAGCCTTACGTGAAAACCGGACGCACCCACCTGATGGATGCCATGCCGGTGCGCATGAGCCAGGTGCTCGATGGCTGGGCCCAACAGATCCAGGCCAACATCCAGCTACTCACCGGGTTGCTGCCGGCGCTGCAGGCGCTGGCGCAGGGCGGCACCGCCGTGGGCACCGGCATCAACGCTCATCCGCGCTTTGCCGAACTGTTCTGCCAGGAGCTCAATGCCCTGACCGGCCGGCAGTTCACGCCAGGCAGCAACTTCTTCGCCCTGATTGGCTCCCAGGACACCGCAGTCGCGCTGTCCGGCCAGCTGAAGACCACCGCCGTGTCGCTGATGAAGATCGCCAACGACCTGCGCTGGATGAACTCGGGGCCCCTGGCTGGCCTCAGCGAGATCGAGCTGGAAGCCCTGCAGCCCGGCTCGTCGATCATGCCCGGCAAGGTCAACCCGGTGATCCCCGAAGCTACCGCCATGGTCGCCGCCCAGGTGATCGGCAATGACGCCGCCATCGCCGTCGCCGGGCAGTCCGGCAACTTCGAGTTGAACGTCATGCTGCCGGTGATCGCCCACAACCTGCTCGGCAGCATCGAGTTGCTGGCCAACGTCAGCCGCTTGCTGGCCGACCGCGCCATCGCCAGCTTCAAGGTCAACGAACCCAAGCTCAAGGAAGCGCTCGGGCGCAATCCGATTCTGGTCACCGCGCTCAATCCGCTGATCGGTTACCAGAAAGCCGCGGAAATCGCCAAGAAGGCCTACCGCGAAGGTCGGCCGATCATCGACGTGGCCGAAGAAATGACCGAACTCGGTCGCGCCGAGCTGGAGCAGTTGCTCAACCCCGAGCGGCTTACCGAGGGCGGTCTCTAG
- the pmbA gene encoding metalloprotease PmbA → MSEVEVVGPAALPGLQAQVEQILAEAKKQGATACEVAVSVEQGLSTTVRQREVETVEFNRDQGFGITLYVGQRKGSASTSATGEAAIRETVAAALAIAKHASEDESAGLADAALMARDLPDLDLYHAWDITPEQAVERALTCEAAAFDTDARIRNADGTSLGTHQGCRVYGNSHGFIGGYASTRHSLSCVMIAESEGQMQRDYWYDVNSQGNLLADAASIGRRAAQRAVSRLGARPVSTCEVPVLFSAELATGLFGSFLGAISGGALYRKSSFLEGTLGEQLFPSWLNLDERPHIPRAMGSASFDGDGLATYAKPFVEGGRLVSYILSTYSGRKLGMPSTANAGGVHNLFVSHGEEDQQALIKRMGRGLLVTELMGHGLNMVTGDYSRGAGGYWVENGEIQFAVQEVTIAGNMRDMFRQIVAVGSDLELRSNIRTGSVLIEKMTVAGS, encoded by the coding sequence ATGAGTGAAGTGGAAGTAGTCGGACCCGCCGCGCTGCCCGGTTTGCAGGCGCAGGTCGAACAGATTCTCGCCGAGGCCAAGAAGCAGGGCGCCACCGCCTGCGAAGTCGCCGTATCGGTGGAGCAGGGGCTGTCCACCACGGTGCGGCAGCGCGAGGTGGAAACCGTCGAATTCAACCGTGACCAGGGTTTCGGCATTACCCTCTATGTGGGGCAGCGCAAGGGCTCGGCCAGCACTTCGGCGACCGGCGAAGCAGCTATTCGCGAAACCGTGGCGGCTGCCCTGGCAATCGCCAAGCACGCCTCCGAAGATGAAAGCGCCGGCCTGGCCGACGCGGCGCTGATGGCCCGCGATCTGCCGGATCTGGATCTCTACCACGCCTGGGACATCACCCCCGAGCAGGCCGTCGAGCGTGCGCTGACCTGTGAAGCGGCGGCGTTCGATACCGATGCGCGCATTCGCAATGCCGATGGCACCAGCCTGGGTACCCACCAGGGCTGCCGCGTGTATGGCAACAGCCATGGCTTCATCGGCGGCTACGCCAGCACCCGCCACAGCCTCAGCTGCGTGATGATCGCCGAGAGCGAAGGGCAGATGCAGCGCGACTACTGGTACGACGTGAACAGCCAGGGCAACCTGCTCGCCGACGCCGCCAGCATCGGCCGCCGCGCCGCCCAGCGTGCGGTCAGCCGTCTTGGCGCGCGCCCGGTGTCGACCTGCGAGGTTCCGGTGCTGTTCTCGGCAGAGCTGGCCACCGGGCTGTTCGGCAGTTTTCTGGGTGCCATTTCCGGCGGCGCCCTGTATCGCAAGTCGTCGTTCCTGGAAGGCACTCTGGGCGAGCAACTGTTCCCGTCCTGGCTGAACCTCGACGAGCGCCCTCACATCCCGCGCGCCATGGGCAGCGCCTCGTTCGATGGCGACGGCCTGGCTACCTACGCCAAGCCGTTCGTCGAGGGCGGCCGCCTGGTGTCCTACATTCTGAGCACCTACTCCGGGCGCAAGCTGGGCATGCCGAGTACCGCCAACGCCGGTGGTGTGCACAACCTGTTCGTCAGCCACGGCGAGGAAGATCAGCAGGCACTGATCAAGCGCATGGGCCGCGGGCTGCTGGTTACCGAGCTGATGGGCCATGGCCTGAACATGGTGACCGGTGACTATTCCCGCGGCGCAGGCGGTTACTGGGTCGAAAATGGCGAGATCCAGTTCGCCGTGCAGGAGGTGACCATCGCCGGCAACATGCGCGACATGTTCCGGCAGATCGTCGCCGTTGGCAGCGACCTGGAGCTGCGCAGCAATATCCGCACGGGCTCGGTGCTGATCGAAAAGATGACCGTCGCCGGCAGCTGA
- the yjgA gene encoding ribosome biogenesis factor YjgA yields the protein MSDYSDDFSGEKSKSQVKRELHALQELGQRLAGLKPDLQRKLPLTDALRRALEEAPKHTANSAKKRHVQFIGKLMREQDIDAIVALLDQVDASTRQYNERFHNLERWRDRLIEGNDEVLEKFISEYPDADRQHLRGLIRHAQHEAAQNKAPAASRKIFKYIRELDDTQRGLR from the coding sequence ATGTCTGATTACTCCGATGACTTCTCCGGCGAGAAGAGCAAATCCCAAGTCAAGCGCGAACTGCACGCACTCCAGGAACTGGGCCAGCGCCTGGCCGGCCTCAAGCCCGATCTGCAGCGCAAGCTTCCCCTGACCGACGCCTTGCGCCGCGCCCTGGAAGAAGCACCGAAGCACACCGCCAACTCGGCCAAGAAACGCCATGTCCAGTTCATCGGCAAGCTGATGCGCGAACAGGACATCGACGCCATCGTCGCGCTGCTCGACCAGGTCGACGCCTCCACCCGCCAGTACAACGAACGCTTCCACAACCTCGAGCGCTGGCGCGACCGGCTGATCGAGGGCAACGACGAGGTGCTGGAAAAATTCATCAGCGAATACCCCGATGCCGACCGCCAGCACCTGCGCGGCCTGATTCGCCACGCCCAGCACGAAGCGGCCCAGAACAAGGCACCGGCCGCCTCACGCAAGATCTTCAAGTACATTCGCGAGCTCGACGACACCCAGCGCGGCCTGCGCTAA
- the tldD gene encoding metalloprotease TldD codes for MSDLLSTVSEQLLSPGGLTLEHLPGVLGELAGPGIDAADLYFQTQVSETWVLEDGIVKEGSFNLDQGVGVRAQSGEKTGFAYSNAITPEALSQAARAARSIARAGQQGRVQAFKATEVMPLYAADNPLDVIDRAQKVELLKRIDIATRALDPRIKQVTVSLAGVWDRVLVAATDGSLGADIRPLVRFNVSVIVEQNGRRERGGHGGGGRTDYRYFLNEDRAMGYAREALRQALVNLEAVAAPAGTLPVVMGAGWSGVLLHEAVGHGLEGDFNRKGSSNYSGKIGQQVASKLCTIVDDGTLAERRGSLSMDDEGTPTQCTTLIENGVLKGYMQDKLNARLMGVARTGNGRRESYSHLPMPRMTNTYMLAGESEPEEIIRSVKKGIYCANLGGGQVDITSGKFVFSTSEAYLIEDGKITAPVKGATLIGNGPEAMSRVSMVGNDLALDSGVGTCGKDGQSVPVGVGQPTLKIDAITVGGTGA; via the coding sequence ATGAGCGACCTGTTATCGACCGTCAGCGAGCAACTGCTGAGCCCCGGTGGCCTGACCCTGGAGCACCTGCCGGGCGTACTCGGCGAGCTGGCCGGCCCTGGCATCGACGCCGCCGACCTGTACTTCCAGACCCAGGTCTCGGAAACCTGGGTGCTGGAAGACGGCATCGTCAAGGAAGGCAGCTTCAACCTCGACCAGGGCGTGGGCGTACGTGCCCAGTCCGGTGAAAAAACCGGCTTCGCCTACAGCAACGCCATCACCCCCGAGGCGCTGAGCCAGGCGGCTCGTGCCGCGCGCTCGATTGCCCGTGCCGGGCAGCAGGGCCGCGTGCAAGCCTTCAAGGCCACCGAGGTGATGCCGCTGTACGCCGCCGACAACCCGCTGGACGTGATCGACCGCGCCCAGAAGGTCGAGCTGCTCAAGCGCATCGACATCGCCACCCGCGCCCTGGACCCGCGCATCAAACAGGTGACGGTGAGCCTGGCCGGCGTGTGGGATCGCGTGCTGGTCGCCGCCACCGACGGCAGCCTGGGCGCCGATATCCGTCCCCTGGTGCGTTTCAACGTCAGCGTGATCGTCGAGCAGAACGGCCGCCGCGAGCGCGGTGGCCACGGCGGCGGCGGGCGTACCGACTACCGCTACTTCCTCAATGAAGACCGCGCCATGGGCTACGCCCGCGAGGCGCTGCGCCAGGCACTGGTCAACCTCGAAGCGGTTGCTGCACCGGCCGGCACCTTGCCGGTGGTGATGGGCGCCGGCTGGTCCGGCGTGCTGCTGCACGAGGCGGTCGGCCATGGCCTGGAGGGCGACTTCAACCGCAAGGGCAGCTCCAACTACAGCGGCAAGATCGGCCAGCAGGTGGCGTCCAAGCTGTGCACCATCGTCGACGACGGCACCCTGGCCGAGCGTCGTGGTTCGTTGAGCATGGACGACGAGGGCACGCCGACCCAGTGCACCACGCTGATCGAGAACGGCGTGCTCAAGGGCTACATGCAGGACAAGCTCAACGCCCGCCTGATGGGCGTGGCGCGCACCGGTAACGGTCGCCGCGAGTCCTACTCTCACCTGCCGATGCCGCGCATGACCAACACCTACATGCTAGCCGGCGAGAGCGAACCCGAGGAGATCATCCGTTCGGTCAAAAAGGGTATCTACTGCGCCAACCTCGGCGGTGGTCAGGTCGACATCACCAGCGGCAAGTTCGTGTTCTCCACCAGCGAGGCGTACCTGATCGAGGACGGCAAGATCACTGCGCCGGTCAAGGGTGCGACCCTGATCGGCAACGGGCCGGAAGCGATGAGTCGAGTGTCGATGGTCGGCAACGACCTGGCGCTGGACAGCGGCGTCGGCACCTGCGGCAAGGATGGCCAGTCGGTGCCGGTCGGCGTCGGTCAGCCGACCCTGAAGATCGATGCGATCACGGTCGGCGGTACTGGCGCGTGA
- a CDS encoding carbon-nitrogen hydrolase family protein, with amino-acid sequence MSFAVIQMVSQDDIAANLLQARRLLEQAAAGGARLAVLPENFSALGRRDAAALGRLEASGEGPVLPWLQRTARELGLWIVAGTLPLPPQGEPEGKPRACSLMVDEHGEFVARYDKLHLFDVDVSDSRGRYRESDDYAHGGQIVVADTPVGRLGLTVCYDLRFPELYSALREAGAELISAPSAFTRVTGAAHWEVLIRSRAIETQCYLLAAAQGGIHPGGRETYGHSLIVDPWGRKLAEHADGEAALLAERDTAEQAAIRDRMPVLRHKRFFAAAEPRQPDVETL; translated from the coding sequence ATGTCATTCGCTGTGATCCAGATGGTCAGCCAGGACGATATCGCCGCCAACCTTCTGCAGGCCCGGCGCCTGCTGGAGCAGGCCGCGGCAGGTGGGGCGCGATTGGCGGTGCTGCCGGAAAACTTTTCGGCCCTGGGCCGCCGCGATGCCGCCGCACTGGGCCGCCTGGAGGCCAGCGGCGAGGGTCCGGTATTACCCTGGCTGCAGCGCACTGCCCGAGAGCTCGGCCTGTGGATCGTTGCCGGCACCTTGCCGCTGCCACCGCAAGGCGAGCCCGAAGGCAAGCCGCGGGCCTGTTCGCTGATGGTCGATGAGCACGGCGAATTCGTCGCCCGTTACGACAAACTGCACCTGTTCGACGTGGATGTCAGTGACAGCCGCGGCCGCTATCGCGAGTCGGACGACTATGCCCATGGCGGGCAGATAGTGGTGGCCGACACGCCCGTCGGGCGTCTGGGTTTGACCGTCTGCTATGACCTGCGCTTTCCTGAGCTCTATAGCGCGCTGCGTGAAGCCGGCGCGGAGTTGATCAGCGCGCCGTCAGCCTTCACCCGGGTTACCGGGGCGGCGCACTGGGAGGTACTGATCCGTTCGCGGGCCATCGAAACCCAGTGCTACCTGCTGGCGGCGGCCCAGGGCGGCATCCACCCTGGTGGCCGAGAAACTTACGGGCACAGCCTGATCGTCGACCCCTGGGGGCGTAAGCTGGCCGAACATGCCGATGGCGAGGCGGCTTTGCTGGCCGAACGGGATACCGCCGAGCAGGCGGCGATCCGCGACCGGATGCCTGTGCTGCGACACAAACGATTTTTCGCTGCGGCCGAGCCGCGGCAGCCTGATGTGGAGACCTTATGA